A window from Synechococcus sp. RSCCF101 encodes these proteins:
- a CDS encoding Mo-dependent nitrogenase C-terminal domain-containing protein — MSSHSPALSQAWLGCLHALALADGDFSPQEQQLLADQLREELPGLSLEDLVAPDDAALKQAFGGDGEEAEQFLRSATVVALADGHISEPELALLQHWSEVLGVGGHVLDHLEACGPHTHAQPLDRLRHWLDDFQPTNPQMARFLVKMIPSQCPFERDITLFGHKLVHIPPMCKINPLYDQLVGLRFRALERLEQDGSEGSGAMDAR, encoded by the coding sequence ATGTCCTCGCATTCCCCCGCTCTCTCCCAGGCCTGGCTCGGCTGCCTGCACGCTCTGGCCCTGGCCGATGGTGACTTCTCTCCGCAGGAACAGCAGCTGCTGGCGGACCAGCTGCGCGAGGAGCTCCCCGGGCTGAGCCTCGAGGATCTGGTGGCCCCGGACGATGCCGCCCTGAAGCAGGCCTTCGGCGGCGATGGCGAGGAGGCGGAGCAGTTCCTGCGCAGCGCCACGGTGGTGGCCCTCGCCGATGGGCACATCAGCGAACCGGAGCTGGCGCTGTTGCAGCATTGGTCCGAGGTGCTCGGTGTGGGCGGACACGTGCTCGACCATCTGGAGGCCTGTGGGCCGCACACCCATGCTCAGCCGCTGGATCGGCTGCGTCACTGGCTGGATGATTTCCAGCCGACCAATCCCCAGATGGCCCGCTTTCTGGTGAAGATGATTCCCTCCCAGTGTCCGTTCGAGCGGGACATCACCCTGTTCGGCCACAAGCTGGTGCACATCCCGCCGATGTGCAAGATCAACCCCCTCTATGACCAGCTGGTGGGCCTGCGCTTCCGTGCGCTCGAGCGGCTGGAGCAGGACGGCAGCGAGGGCAGCGGCGCCATGGACGCCCGGTGA
- the metG gene encoding methionine--tRNA ligase, protein MTYTLTTPLYYVNDRPHLGSVYTTLICDALARYRRLKGEEVIFISGCDEHGQKILRTAEAAGESPQAYTDRISGCFRSVWQHWNIGLDRFIRTTDPRHRQVVQEFFRRVERSGDVVEGRQQGWYCVACEEFKDVAHAAEDPQCPIHHRSLEWRDEQNLFFRLSRYQSAIEELIRRPGFIAPAARRHEVENFVAQGLRDFSISRIHLPWGIPVPGHDGHTFYVWFDALLGYITALLEPDDPADLDLACSRGWPASLHVIGKDILRFHAVYWPAMLLSAGLEPPASVFGHGFLTREGRKMGKTLGNVLDPDRLLEACGSDAVRWGLLRDVALGDDGDFQQQRFTDLINNDLANTIGNLLNRSVSMARKWFEASVPPTGEALAASHPLARAAARCREQTLAAYDRPDFKAAAEAIVELAVEANGFLNERAPWKRIKQEQERDRVGEDLYAVLEATRVAGLLMNPIVPELSARILTQLGEAEAGHGTWLDQLDWGRLPAARPLPEPVPVMQRLELDSPL, encoded by the coding sequence ATGACCTACACCCTTACGACGCCCCTCTATTACGTCAACGACAGGCCCCATCTCGGCAGCGTTTACACCACCCTGATCTGCGACGCGCTGGCCCGCTACCGGCGGCTGAAGGGGGAGGAGGTGATCTTCATCAGCGGCTGCGACGAACACGGCCAGAAGATCCTGCGCACCGCCGAGGCGGCCGGGGAGAGCCCCCAGGCCTACACCGACCGGATCAGCGGCTGCTTCCGCTCGGTCTGGCAGCACTGGAACATCGGGCTGGACCGGTTCATCCGCACCACGGATCCGCGCCACCGGCAGGTGGTGCAGGAGTTCTTCCGCCGGGTCGAACGCTCGGGCGATGTGGTGGAAGGCCGCCAGCAGGGCTGGTACTGCGTCGCCTGCGAGGAGTTCAAGGATGTGGCGCACGCGGCCGAGGACCCGCAGTGCCCCATCCACCACCGCTCGCTCGAATGGCGCGATGAACAGAATCTCTTCTTTCGTCTGTCCCGCTACCAGAGCGCGATCGAGGAGCTGATCCGTCGTCCCGGCTTCATCGCTCCGGCGGCTCGCCGTCATGAGGTGGAGAACTTCGTCGCCCAGGGCCTGAGGGACTTCTCCATCTCGCGCATCCATCTGCCCTGGGGCATCCCCGTGCCCGGTCACGACGGGCACACCTTCTATGTCTGGTTCGATGCGCTGCTCGGCTACATCACGGCCCTGCTGGAGCCCGACGATCCGGCGGATCTGGATCTGGCCTGCTCCAGGGGGTGGCCGGCTTCGCTCCATGTGATCGGGAAGGACATCCTCCGCTTCCACGCCGTCTACTGGCCGGCGATGCTGCTGTCGGCGGGGCTGGAACCCCCCGCATCGGTGTTCGGCCATGGCTTCCTCACCCGGGAGGGCCGCAAGATGGGCAAGACGCTGGGCAATGTGCTGGACCCGGACCGGCTGCTCGAGGCCTGCGGCAGCGACGCGGTGCGCTGGGGCCTCCTCCGCGATGTGGCCCTGGGCGACGACGGCGACTTCCAGCAGCAGCGCTTCACCGACCTGATCAACAACGACCTGGCGAACACGATCGGCAATCTGCTCAACCGCAGCGTGTCCATGGCCCGCAAGTGGTTTGAGGCCTCCGTACCTCCGACTGGCGAGGCCCTCGCCGCATCCCATCCCCTCGCCCGGGCGGCCGCCCGCTGCCGGGAGCAGACCCTGGCGGCCTACGACCGGCCGGACTTCAAGGCAGCCGCGGAGGCCATCGTCGAGCTGGCGGTCGAGGCCAACGGCTTTCTCAATGAGAGAGCTCCGTGGAAGCGGATCAAGCAGGAGCAGGAGCGCGACCGGGTGGGGGAGGACCTCTACGCCGTTCTGGAGGCCACGCGTGTGGCGGGGCTGCTGATGAACCCGATCGTGCCTGAGCTGAGTGCCCGGATCCTGACCCAGCTGGGGGAAGCCGAAGCCGGCCACGGCACCTGGCTGGATCAGCTCGACTGGGGCAGGCTGCCGGCCGCTCGCCCCCTGCCGGAACCCGTGCCGGTGATGCAACGCCTCGAACTGGACAGCCCGCTGTGA
- the lptC gene encoding LPS export ABC transporter periplasmic protein LptC, with protein sequence MTRTTCSGAPSGRRRALALAAISAMLMGGCSMEPEAAPEPEPFVFRSLDLRQNDEEGRPAWDLRSPEARYEIDERRAEARDPEGTLYNDGRPSFRISAQRGTVINDGETVILNGDVRIRMLGDEPLLILAPEVIWEPGEERMRIERDPVAIDGQSRLRATRARFQVDEQMLQLIGEARLEHWPDREESAPPIDADTGDAVIDIRTGEVRWNLESGALTAKGPVNGERRREEETEPQTLVASALSGNSREGYIDLMAPVRVEDPAEEAWMDGGQARWRFTERELTSPNSFRSQIGAISIQGRGYRIEESKTLVIVESDCDLSQPGERLRAERCRWDWEKNRLLAEGAVELRRDANDQVTRAQRLEGRMGDDGRATFSTPGGRVLSELTVTEGEEPGGRDQPRSAPPVDF encoded by the coding sequence GTGACACGTACCACCTGCAGCGGAGCCCCCTCGGGGCGGCGCCGGGCCCTGGCCCTGGCTGCCATCAGCGCCATGCTGATGGGCGGCTGCAGCATGGAACCGGAGGCCGCTCCGGAGCCGGAGCCCTTCGTCTTCCGGTCGCTGGATCTGCGCCAGAACGATGAGGAGGGCCGACCCGCCTGGGACCTGCGCAGCCCCGAAGCCCGCTACGAGATCGACGAGCGGCGGGCCGAGGCGCGGGACCCGGAGGGCACGCTCTACAACGACGGCCGACCCAGCTTCCGGATCTCCGCCCAGCGCGGCACGGTGATCAACGACGGCGAAACAGTGATCCTCAACGGGGACGTGCGCATCCGGATGCTCGGGGATGAGCCCCTGCTGATCCTGGCCCCGGAAGTGATCTGGGAACCGGGAGAGGAGCGCATGCGGATCGAGCGGGACCCGGTGGCCATCGACGGCCAATCGCGCCTGCGCGCGACACGGGCGCGCTTCCAGGTCGACGAGCAGATGCTCCAGCTCATCGGCGAGGCCCGCCTGGAGCACTGGCCCGATCGCGAGGAGTCGGCCCCCCCGATCGATGCGGACACCGGAGATGCGGTGATCGACATCCGCACCGGAGAGGTGCGGTGGAACCTCGAGAGCGGTGCCCTCACCGCCAAGGGGCCGGTGAACGGTGAGCGCAGGCGGGAGGAGGAGACGGAACCCCAGACGCTGGTGGCCAGCGCCCTGTCCGGCAACAGCCGCGAGGGCTACATTGATCTGATGGCACCCGTGCGGGTGGAGGACCCGGCGGAGGAGGCCTGGATGGATGGCGGTCAGGCGCGCTGGCGCTTCACCGAGCGTGAGCTGACCAGTCCGAACTCCTTCCGGTCACAGATCGGCGCCATCTCGATCCAGGGGCGGGGCTACCGGATCGAGGAGAGCAAGACCCTCGTGATCGTCGAGAGCGACTGCGATCTGAGCCAGCCGGGCGAGCGCCTCCGGGCCGAGCGCTGCCGCTGGGACTGGGAAAAGAACCGGCTTCTCGCCGAGGGAGCCGTGGAGCTCCGGCGCGATGCCAACGACCAGGTGACCCGCGCCCAGCGGCTCGAAGGGCGCATGGGTGATGACGGCCGGGCCACCTTCAGCACGCCGGGGGGCCGGGTGCTCTCGGAGCTCACGGTGACGGAGGGAGAGGAGCCCGGGGGGAGAGATCAGCCGCGTTCAGCGCCTCCAGTGGACTTCTGA